In a single window of the Streptomyces sp. NBC_00094 genome:
- a CDS encoding PucR family transcriptional regulator: MPPTLASLVQHSALKLIVRAGEDRLDTPVRWAHVSELADPVPYMEGGELLLTTALTLDAEDLEAMRRYVRRLLGAGVVGLGFAVGVNYEEIPRALLDAAREEHLPLLEVPRRTPFLAISKAVSAAISADQYRAVTAGFEAQRELTRAALAEGPEAVVARLAAHVDGWAALYDTSGTVVAVSPEWAARRAARLTSDVERLRDRPAPASAVVGGTDDRVELQSLGSGRRVRGALAVGTGAPLGTAERYAVHSAIALLTLTTERSRSLQAAEHRLGVAVLRMMLAGHADHARAVAGDVYGGLLDSPFRLIVAEPAGSGPAGEAPLPVLAETLETAAARAGEAVLTVPESEGRLVVLAGDGGAVAAACHAYANREAEETGFVLGLSAPAGPVTAAGAYKQAEQALAVARRRGRALVEHEELAAGSVLPLLADDAVRAFADGMLRALREHDATGRGDLVASLRAWLSRHGQWDAAAADLGVHRHTLRYRMRRVEEILGRSLDDADVRMELWLALKATGQDGE; the protein is encoded by the coding sequence ATGCCGCCCACCCTCGCCTCGCTCGTGCAGCACTCCGCCCTCAAGCTGATCGTCCGCGCGGGTGAGGACCGCCTCGACACCCCCGTCCGCTGGGCCCACGTCAGCGAGCTGGCCGACCCGGTCCCGTACATGGAGGGTGGCGAGCTCCTGCTCACCACCGCGCTCACGCTGGACGCCGAGGACCTGGAGGCGATGCGCCGCTACGTGCGGCGGCTGCTCGGTGCGGGTGTCGTCGGGCTCGGCTTCGCCGTGGGCGTCAACTACGAGGAGATCCCGCGGGCCCTGCTCGACGCGGCGCGCGAGGAGCATCTGCCGCTCCTCGAAGTGCCGCGCAGGACCCCCTTCCTGGCGATCAGCAAGGCGGTCTCGGCGGCCATCTCCGCCGACCAGTACCGGGCCGTCACGGCCGGCTTCGAGGCCCAGCGCGAGCTGACCCGGGCCGCGCTCGCCGAGGGCCCGGAGGCGGTCGTCGCCCGGCTCGCCGCACACGTCGACGGCTGGGCCGCGCTGTACGACACCTCCGGCACGGTCGTCGCCGTCTCGCCCGAGTGGGCGGCCCGCCGGGCCGCCCGGCTCACCTCCGACGTGGAGCGGCTGCGCGACCGGCCCGCCCCCGCGAGCGCCGTGGTGGGTGGTACGGACGACCGCGTCGAACTCCAGTCGCTCGGGTCCGGGCGGCGGGTGCGCGGCGCGCTCGCGGTCGGCACCGGCGCCCCGCTGGGCACCGCCGAGCGGTACGCCGTCCACTCGGCGATCGCCCTGCTCACCCTCACCACGGAACGTTCCCGCTCGCTCCAGGCCGCCGAGCACCGCCTCGGCGTGGCCGTCCTGCGCATGATGCTCGCGGGCCATGCCGACCACGCCCGCGCGGTCGCCGGCGACGTCTACGGAGGCCTGCTCGACTCCCCCTTCCGGCTGATCGTCGCGGAGCCCGCCGGGAGCGGGCCGGCCGGGGAGGCCCCGCTGCCGGTCCTCGCCGAGACCCTGGAGACGGCCGCGGCCCGGGCGGGCGAGGCGGTGCTCACGGTCCCGGAGAGCGAGGGGCGGCTCGTCGTCCTCGCCGGGGACGGGGGCGCCGTCGCCGCCGCCTGCCACGCGTACGCGAACCGGGAGGCGGAGGAGACCGGGTTCGTCCTCGGGCTCTCCGCCCCGGCCGGCCCTGTTACCGCGGCGGGTGCGTACAAGCAGGCGGAACAGGCCCTCGCCGTGGCCCGGCGGCGCGGCCGCGCGCTCGTCGAGCACGAGGAGCTGGCCGCCGGCTCGGTCCTGCCGCTCCTCGCCGACGACGCCGTCCGCGCCTTCGCCGACGGGATGCTCCGCGCCCTGAGGGAGCACGACGCGACGGGCCGCGGCGACCTGGTCGCCTCCCTGCGCGCCTGGCTCTCCCGGCACGGTCAGTGGGACGCGGCGGCGGCGGACCTGGGCGTCCACCGGCACACCCTGCGCTACCGGATGCGGCGCGTGGAGGAGATCCTGGGCCGCTCGCTCGACGACGCGGACGTCCGGATGGAGCTGTGGCTGGCTTTGAAGGCGACGGGGCAGGACGGGGAGTAG
- a CDS encoding EamA family transporter, which yields MTRSAAGPAPESHQAAPEPRTAAPAAPARRITGAVWAALGIVYVVWGSTYLGIRIVVETVPPFLSSGARFVTAGLLLAAIIAWRQGPAALKVTRRQLASAVLVGLLLILGGNGLVVLAETSIPSGLAALLIAVVPAWVVLLRAAAGERPGLGAVGGVLLGLAGLGVLTLPGLSGEVKIGGVLLVVVATLLWSVGSFSSARLPMPSNPFTASAYEMVAGGLGGLALGLFRGEHHGLDLGAISGRSWVALAYLILFGSLLAFTAYAWLLQAAPLSLVATYAYVNPVVAVLLGALVLDEALTWPIALGGAIVVGGVCLIVSTERRG from the coding sequence ATGACACGATCCGCCGCCGGTCCGGCCCCCGAGTCCCACCAGGCCGCCCCCGAACCCCGTACCGCCGCTCCGGCCGCCCCCGCCCGCCGGATCACCGGCGCCGTCTGGGCGGCCCTCGGCATCGTGTACGTCGTGTGGGGGTCGACCTACCTCGGTATCCGGATCGTCGTCGAGACGGTGCCGCCCTTCCTCTCCAGCGGCGCCCGCTTCGTCACCGCCGGCCTGCTCCTCGCCGCGATCATCGCCTGGCGGCAGGGCCCCGCCGCCCTCAAGGTGACCCGCCGGCAGCTCGCCTCGGCCGTCCTCGTCGGCCTGCTCCTCATCCTCGGCGGCAACGGCCTCGTCGTCCTCGCCGAGACCTCCATCCCCTCCGGCCTCGCCGCCCTCCTCATCGCCGTCGTCCCCGCCTGGGTCGTCCTCCTGCGCGCCGCCGCCGGGGAGCGCCCCGGCCTCGGTGCCGTCGGCGGCGTCCTGCTGGGCCTCGCCGGTCTCGGCGTCCTCACCCTCCCCGGCCTGAGCGGCGAGGTGAAGATCGGCGGCGTCCTGCTCGTCGTCGTCGCGACCCTCTTGTGGTCCGTCGGCTCCTTCTCCTCCGCCCGGCTCCCGATGCCGTCCAACCCGTTCACGGCGAGCGCGTACGAGATGGTCGCGGGCGGCCTCGGTGGGCTCGCGCTCGGCCTGTTCCGGGGCGAGCACCACGGCCTCGACCTCGGCGCGATCTCCGGCCGTTCATGGGTGGCCCTCGCCTACCTGATCCTCTTCGGCTCGCTGCTCGCCTTCACGGCCTACGCCTGGCTCCTCCAGGCCGCCCCGCTCTCGCTCGTCGCCACGTACGCGTACGTCAACCCGGTCGTCGCCGTCCTCCTCGGTGCCCTCGTCCTCGACGAGGCCCTGACCTGGCCCATCGCCCTGGGTGGCGCGATCGTCGTCGGCGGTGTCTGCCTCATCGTCTCGACCGAGCGGCGCGGGTGA
- a CDS encoding aldehyde dehydrogenase family protein, whose amino-acid sequence MTTTHAFWLAGREATGDTTFDVTNSYDGRLVGKVSVPTEAQVEEAVAAAHAVVDEFAATPAHVRAAALDHVSKRLAERTEEIALLISAENGKPIKWARGEVGRAVSVFRFAAEEARRWNAGEAQRLDTEAGGAGRLALTRRIPKGVVLGIAPFNFPLNLSAHKVAPAIAVGAPIILKPAPSTPISSLILGEILAETELPAGSWSILTVPNDRMPALVKDERLPVISFTGSDKVGYAIQESVPHKHCTLELGGNAAAVVLPDWSSEADLDWAASRIATFSNYQGGQSCISVQRVIVDSSVHDRLLPKIVAAVEAQVTGDPSDAATDVGPLVDEAAAQRVEAWVDEAVAAGAKLLTGGKREGATYAPTVLTDLPEGVTLARAEVFGPVLTIAKVDGEAEAFAAVNDSDFGLQAGVFTHDLQTAFRAHRALEVGGVIVGDVPSYRADQMPYGGAKRSGVGREGVKFAMDDYTYERVLVLTGLAL is encoded by the coding sequence ATGACGACCACCCACGCCTTCTGGCTCGCCGGCCGCGAGGCCACCGGCGACACCACCTTCGACGTCACGAACTCGTACGACGGACGTCTGGTCGGCAAGGTCAGCGTGCCCACCGAGGCCCAGGTCGAGGAGGCCGTCGCCGCCGCGCACGCCGTCGTCGACGAGTTCGCCGCGACCCCGGCGCACGTCCGCGCCGCCGCCCTGGACCACGTGTCGAAGCGGCTCGCCGAGCGCACGGAGGAGATCGCCCTGCTGATCTCCGCCGAGAACGGCAAGCCCATCAAGTGGGCCCGCGGCGAGGTCGGCCGTGCCGTCTCCGTCTTCCGTTTCGCCGCCGAGGAGGCCCGCCGCTGGAACGCCGGCGAGGCCCAGCGCCTGGACACCGAGGCCGGCGGCGCGGGCCGCCTCGCCCTCACCCGCCGTATCCCCAAGGGCGTCGTCCTCGGCATCGCGCCGTTCAACTTCCCGCTGAACCTCAGCGCCCACAAGGTCGCCCCGGCCATCGCCGTCGGCGCCCCGATCATCCTCAAGCCGGCCCCGTCGACCCCGATCTCCTCCCTGATCCTGGGCGAGATCCTGGCCGAGACCGAGCTGCCGGCCGGCTCCTGGTCGATCCTGACCGTGCCGAACGACCGCATGCCCGCCCTCGTCAAGGACGAGCGCCTCCCGGTCATCTCCTTCACCGGCTCGGACAAGGTCGGCTACGCCATCCAGGAGTCGGTGCCGCACAAGCACTGCACCCTGGAGCTCGGCGGCAACGCCGCGGCCGTCGTCCTCCCCGACTGGTCCTCCGAGGCCGACCTGGACTGGGCGGCGAGCCGTATCGCCACCTTCTCCAACTACCAGGGCGGCCAGTCCTGCATCTCCGTCCAGCGCGTGATCGTGGACTCCTCCGTCCACGACCGCCTGCTGCCGAAGATCGTCGCCGCCGTCGAGGCCCAGGTCACCGGTGACCCGTCCGACGCCGCCACCGACGTCGGCCCGCTGGTCGACGAGGCCGCCGCCCAGCGCGTCGAGGCCTGGGTCGACGAGGCCGTCGCGGCCGGCGCGAAGCTCCTCACCGGCGGCAAGCGCGAGGGTGCCACCTACGCCCCGACCGTCCTCACCGACCTTCCGGAGGGCGTCACCCTGGCCCGCGCCGAGGTCTTCGGCCCGGTCCTGACGATCGCCAAGGTCGACGGCGAGGCCGAGGCGTTCGCCGCGGTCAACGACTCCGACTTCGGCCTCCAGGCGGGTGTCTTCACCCACGACCTGCAGACCGCCTTCCGCGCCCACCGCGCGCTCGAGGTCGGCGGCGTGATCGTCGGCGACGTCCCGTCCTACCGCGCCGACCAGATGCCGTACGGCGGCGCCAAGCGCTCCGGCGTCGGCCGCGAGGGCGTCAAGTTCGCGATGGACGACTACACGTACGAGCGCGTCCTGGTCCTGACGGGCCTGGCGCTGTAG
- a CDS encoding putative quinol monooxygenase: MSQPIKLIVLITALPGRGSEQVAAFEALAPLVRAEDGCLQYDLHRVADDPDRFALIERWASAEALAAHDVAPHMAAADATNKAFRAKPAEVVRLVDAPVA, from the coding sequence ATGTCGCAGCCGATCAAGCTCATCGTCCTCATCACCGCACTGCCCGGCAGGGGCTCGGAACAGGTCGCCGCCTTCGAGGCGCTCGCACCGCTCGTACGGGCGGAGGACGGCTGCCTGCAGTACGACCTCCACCGGGTGGCGGACGACCCCGACCGCTTCGCCCTGATCGAGCGCTGGGCCTCGGCCGAGGCGCTCGCCGCGCACGACGTCGCCCCGCACATGGCCGCCGCCGACGCCACGAACAAGGCCTTCCGAGCGAAGCCCGCCGAGGTCGTCCGCCTCGTCGACGCTCCCGTCGCCTGA
- a CDS encoding acyl-CoA dehydrogenase family protein, with product MSAPTQRPKVTEREARQTAEAAREQDWHKPSFAKELFLGRFRLDLVHPHPLPADEDVRRGEAFLATLRAFCETRIDGARIEREARIPDETITGLKEIGALGMKIDPAYGGLGLTQLYYNRALALVGSASPAVGALLSAHQSIGVPQPLKLFGTQEQKDAFLPRLARTDLSAFLLTEPDVGSDPARLATSAVPEDDTYVLDGVKLWTTNGVVADLLVVMARVPVSEGHPGGITAFVVEADSPGITVEHRNAFMGLRGLENGVTRFHRVRVPAGNRIGPEGSGLKIALTTLNTGRLSLPAVCAGAGKWCLRIAREWSGVREQWGRPVARHEAVGTKISFIAATTFALEAVVDLASQLADEDRNDIRIEAALAKLYASEMAWLIADELVQIRGGRGYETADSLAARGERAVPAEQILRDLRINRIFEGSTEIMHLLIAREAVDAHLSVAGDLIDPDTSLADKAKAGVRAGGFYARWLPGLVAGPGQLPGAYGEFGALAGHLRYVERTSRKLARSTFYAMSRWQGRMELKQAFLGRIVDIGAELFAMSAVCVRAELLRTTGDHGREAYELADAFCRQARLRIEELFGRLWSNTDDLDRRIVDGVLDGRYAWLEAGIVDPGDDGPWIADATPGPSTEENVHRRIP from the coding sequence ATGTCCGCACCCACCCAGCGGCCCAAGGTCACCGAGCGCGAGGCCCGGCAGACCGCCGAGGCCGCGCGCGAGCAGGACTGGCACAAGCCGAGCTTCGCCAAGGAACTCTTCCTCGGCCGGTTCCGCCTGGACCTCGTCCACCCCCACCCGCTCCCCGCCGACGAGGACGTCCGGCGCGGGGAGGCGTTCCTCGCGACCCTCCGCGCCTTCTGCGAGACCCGGATCGACGGCGCCCGCATCGAGCGCGAGGCCCGCATCCCGGACGAGACGATCACCGGGCTCAAGGAGATCGGCGCGCTCGGCATGAAGATCGACCCGGCGTACGGCGGTCTCGGTCTCACCCAGCTGTACTACAACCGCGCCCTGGCCCTCGTCGGCTCCGCGAGCCCCGCCGTGGGCGCCCTGCTCTCCGCGCACCAGTCGATCGGCGTACCGCAGCCACTGAAGCTCTTCGGCACCCAGGAGCAGAAGGACGCCTTCCTGCCCCGCCTCGCCCGAACGGACCTCTCCGCCTTCCTCCTCACCGAGCCCGACGTCGGCTCCGACCCGGCCCGCCTCGCCACCAGCGCCGTACCCGAGGACGACACGTACGTCCTCGACGGCGTGAAGCTGTGGACCACCAACGGGGTCGTCGCCGACCTGCTGGTCGTCATGGCCCGCGTCCCCGTGTCCGAGGGCCACCCCGGCGGCATCACCGCCTTCGTCGTCGAGGCCGACTCGCCCGGCATCACCGTCGAACACCGCAACGCCTTCATGGGGCTGCGCGGCCTGGAGAACGGCGTCACCCGCTTCCACCGTGTCCGCGTCCCGGCCGGAAACCGCATCGGCCCCGAGGGCAGCGGCCTCAAGATCGCCCTCACCACCCTCAACACCGGCCGGCTCTCGCTCCCGGCGGTGTGCGCGGGCGCCGGCAAGTGGTGCCTGAGGATCGCCCGCGAGTGGTCGGGCGTCCGCGAGCAGTGGGGCAGGCCCGTCGCCCGCCACGAGGCCGTCGGCACCAAGATCTCCTTCATCGCGGCCACCACCTTCGCCCTGGAGGCCGTCGTCGACCTCGCCTCCCAGCTGGCCGACGAGGACCGCAACGACATCCGCATCGAGGCCGCCCTCGCCAAGCTGTACGCCTCCGAGATGGCCTGGCTGATCGCCGACGAACTGGTCCAGATCCGGGGCGGCCGCGGCTACGAGACCGCCGACTCCCTGGCCGCCCGAGGGGAGCGGGCGGTCCCCGCCGAGCAGATCCTGCGCGACCTGCGGATCAACCGGATCTTCGAGGGCTCGACCGAGATCATGCACCTGCTGATCGCCCGCGAGGCCGTCGACGCCCACCTCTCCGTCGCCGGCGACCTCATCGACCCGGACACCTCCCTCGCCGACAAGGCGAAGGCCGGCGTCCGGGCCGGCGGCTTCTACGCCCGCTGGCTCCCCGGACTCGTCGCCGGTCCGGGGCAGCTGCCCGGGGCGTACGGGGAGTTCGGCGCCCTCGCGGGTCACCTCCGGTACGTCGAGCGGACCTCCCGCAAGCTCGCCCGCTCGACGTTCTACGCGATGTCCCGCTGGCAGGGCCGCATGGAGCTCAAGCAGGCCTTCCTCGGGCGGATCGTCGACATCGGCGCGGAGCTCTTCGCGATGAGCGCCGTCTGCGTACGGGCCGAACTCCTCCGCACCACGGGCGACCACGGCCGGGAGGCGTACGAGCTCGCGGACGCCTTCTGCCGCCAGGCCCGGCTGCGGATCGAGGAGCTCTTCGGCCGCCTCTGGTCCAACACGGACGACCTCGACCGGCGGATCGTCGACGGCGTCCTCGACGGCCGGTACGCGTGGCTGGAGGCGGGCATCGTCGACCCCGGCGACGACGGCCCGTGGATCGCGGACGCCACGCCGGGGCCGTCGACCGAGGAGAACGTCCACCGCAGGATCCCCTGA
- the aroA gene encoding 3-phosphoshikimate 1-carboxyvinyltransferase yields the protein MTVIDIPGSKSVTARALFLAAAAEGTTTLLRPLVSDDTEGFAEGLTALGYAVRREPDAWHIEGRPAGPGAETAEVYCRDGATTARFLPTLVAAGHGTYRFDASAQMRRRPLGPLSTALRTLGVDLRHEEHEGHHPLTVAAAGVKGGALTLDAGQSSQYLTALLMLGPLTSDGLDITVTDLVSEPYVEITLAMMRAFGADVRQEGRTYRVAPTGYRARTYGIEPDASTASYFFAAAALEPGRSVTVPGLGTGALQGDLAFVDVLRRMGADVEITDTGTTVRSTGSLRGLTVNMRDISDTMPTLAAIAPFADGPVRIEDVANTRVKECDRLDACAENLRRLGITVRTGPDWIEIHPGTPTGPAEIATHGDHRIVMSFAVTALRTPGITFDDPGCVKKTFPDFHRVFDTFVHTP from the coding sequence GTGACCGTCATCGACATCCCCGGCTCCAAGTCCGTCACCGCCCGCGCGCTCTTCCTCGCCGCCGCGGCCGAGGGCACCACCACCCTTCTGCGGCCGCTCGTCTCCGACGACACCGAGGGTTTCGCCGAAGGCCTCACCGCCCTCGGCTACGCGGTCCGCCGCGAGCCCGACGCCTGGCACATCGAGGGCCGCCCCGCCGGTCCCGGCGCCGAGACCGCCGAGGTCTACTGCCGCGACGGCGCCACCACCGCCCGCTTCCTGCCCACCCTGGTCGCCGCCGGCCACGGCACGTACCGCTTCGACGCCTCCGCCCAGATGCGACGGCGCCCCCTCGGCCCGCTCAGCACCGCCCTGCGCACCCTCGGCGTCGACCTGCGCCACGAGGAGCACGAGGGCCACCACCCCCTCACCGTCGCCGCCGCCGGCGTCAAGGGCGGGGCGCTCACCCTCGACGCCGGGCAGTCCTCCCAGTACCTGACGGCCCTGCTCATGCTGGGCCCGCTCACCTCCGACGGCCTCGACATCACCGTCACGGACCTGGTCTCGGAGCCGTACGTCGAGATCACCCTCGCGATGATGCGGGCCTTCGGCGCCGACGTACGCCAGGAGGGCCGTACGTACCGGGTGGCCCCCACCGGCTACCGGGCGAGGACGTACGGCATCGAGCCCGACGCCTCCACCGCCAGCTACTTCTTCGCCGCGGCCGCCCTCGAACCGGGCCGCTCCGTCACCGTCCCCGGCCTCGGCACCGGCGCGCTCCAGGGCGACCTGGCCTTCGTCGACGTACTGCGCCGCATGGGCGCCGACGTCGAGATCACCGACACCGGGACGACCGTCCGCTCCACCGGAAGCCTGCGCGGACTCACCGTCAACATGCGGGACATCTCCGACACCATGCCGACCCTCGCCGCGATCGCGCCCTTCGCCGACGGCCCCGTCCGCATCGAGGACGTCGCCAACACCCGGGTCAAGGAGTGCGACCGCCTCGACGCCTGCGCCGAGAACCTGCGCCGCCTCGGCATCACCGTCCGCACCGGCCCCGACTGGATCGAGATCCACCCCGGCACGCCCACCGGCCCCGCCGAGATCGCCACCCACGGCGACCACCGGATCGTCATGTCCTTCGCCGTCACCGCCCTGCGCACCCCCGGGATCACCTTCGACGACCCCGGCTGTGTGAAGAAGACGTTCCCCGACTTCCACCGGGTCTTCGACACGTTTGTCCACACCCCGTGA
- the dxr gene encoding 1-deoxy-D-xylulose-5-phosphate reductoisomerase, whose product MSDRPSPLADPHIAFDVSEGRRDIVVLGSTGSIGTQAIDLVLRNPDRFRVTALAASGGRVGLLAEQAHLLKVAAVAVAREEVLPELREALTALYGSEPLPELLAGPDAATQLAASPCHTVLNGITGSIGLAPTLAALEAGRTLALANKESLIVGGPLVKALAKPGQIIPVDSEHAALFQALAAGTRADVRKLIVTASGGPFRGRTRAELAHVTREDALAHPTWAMGPVITVNSATLVNKGLEVIEAHLLYDIPFDRIEVVVHPQSYVHSMVEFTDGSTLAQATPPDMGGPIAIGLGWPERVPDAAPAFDWSKASTWEFFPLDTEAFPSVGLARHVGDLGGTAPAVFNAANEECVEAFLAGRLPFNGIMDTVTAVVAEHGVPGTGTSLTVPDVLEAETWARARARELAAKATAEARA is encoded by the coding sequence ATGAGCGACCGCCCCTCTCCTCTCGCCGATCCCCACATCGCCTTCGACGTCTCCGAAGGACGCCGGGACATCGTCGTCCTCGGCTCGACCGGGTCCATCGGCACGCAGGCCATCGACCTGGTGCTGCGCAACCCCGACCGCTTCCGGGTCACCGCCCTGGCCGCCTCCGGCGGGCGGGTCGGACTGCTCGCCGAGCAGGCGCACCTGCTCAAGGTCGCCGCGGTCGCGGTCGCCCGCGAGGAGGTGCTGCCCGAGCTGCGCGAGGCGCTGACGGCGCTGTACGGCTCCGAGCCCCTGCCCGAGCTCCTGGCGGGCCCGGACGCGGCCACGCAGCTCGCGGCCTCCCCCTGCCACACCGTCCTCAACGGCATCACGGGCTCCATCGGCCTCGCGCCCACGCTCGCCGCCCTCGAAGCCGGCCGCACCCTGGCCCTCGCCAACAAGGAGTCGCTGATCGTCGGCGGCCCGCTGGTCAAGGCGCTGGCGAAGCCGGGCCAGATCATCCCGGTCGACTCCGAGCACGCGGCCCTCTTCCAGGCGCTCGCCGCCGGCACCCGCGCCGACGTCCGCAAGCTGATCGTCACCGCCTCCGGCGGCCCGTTCCGCGGCCGTACGCGCGCGGAACTGGCCCATGTGACCCGCGAGGACGCGCTCGCCCACCCGACCTGGGCCATGGGCCCGGTGATCACGGTGAACAGCGCGACCCTGGTGAACAAGGGCCTGGAGGTCATCGAGGCGCATCTGCTCTACGACATCCCCTTCGACCGCATCGAGGTCGTCGTGCACCCCCAGTCGTACGTCCACTCGATGGTCGAGTTCACGGACGGCTCCACGCTCGCCCAGGCGACCCCGCCGGACATGGGCGGCCCGATCGCCATCGGCCTCGGCTGGCCCGAGCGCGTCCCGGACGCGGCCCCCGCCTTCGACTGGAGCAAGGCCTCCACCTGGGAGTTCTTCCCGCTCGACACCGAGGCCTTCCCGTCGGTCGGGCTGGCCCGGCACGTGGGCGACCTGGGCGGTACGGCACCCGCCGTCTTCAACGCGGCGAACGAGGAGTGCGTCGAGGCGTTCCTCGCCGGAAGGCTGCCGTTCAACGGAATCATGGATACGGTCACAGCGGTCGTCGCGGAGCACGGCGTTCCCGGTACGGGAACCTCTCTCACCGTCCCGGACGTCCTCGAAGCGGAGACCTGGGCGAGGGCCCGGGCCCGAGAGCTCGCAGCGAAGGCAACAGCGGAGGCCCGCGCATGA
- a CDS encoding RIP metalloprotease has protein sequence MTEMLLYALGIVLFALGLLVSIAWHELGHLSTAKLFGIRVPQYMVGFGPTIWSKKRGETEYGIKAIPAGGYIRMIGMFPPGADGKIEARSTSPWRSMIEDAREASYEELQPGDETRLFYTRKPWKRVIVMFAGPFMNLVLALALFFGSMMTLGIAGQTTEVAGVQKCVIKQSEKREKCATGDPVSPAFKAGLKDGDKIVAFNGTPVNDWDALSDRIRETVGPATITVERAGQRVELHPTLVSNKVPKKDEDGEVVQPLTYIDAGYLGFASKSEVAPLTFGETTERMTDRLEGSVHSVIALPGKIPGLWDATFGDGERADDSPVGVVGAARITGELMNIEAPPTTILVMFMDLLVMFNVSLFLFNMLPLLPLDGGHIAGALWESVRRHTARIFRRPDPGPFDVAKLMPAAYVVAGVFVCFTLLVLAADIVNPVRIT, from the coding sequence ATGACCGAAATGCTCCTGTACGCCCTGGGCATCGTGCTGTTCGCGCTGGGACTGCTCGTCTCCATCGCATGGCACGAGCTGGGCCACCTCTCCACGGCCAAGCTCTTCGGCATCCGCGTGCCGCAGTACATGGTCGGCTTCGGCCCCACGATCTGGTCGAAGAAGCGCGGCGAGACCGAGTACGGCATCAAGGCCATCCCGGCCGGCGGCTACATCCGCATGATCGGCATGTTCCCGCCGGGCGCGGACGGCAAGATCGAGGCCCGCTCGACCTCGCCCTGGCGCTCCATGATCGAGGACGCCCGCGAGGCCTCGTACGAGGAACTCCAGCCCGGAGACGAGACCCGGCTCTTCTACACGCGCAAGCCGTGGAAGCGCGTGATCGTGATGTTCGCGGGACCGTTCATGAACCTGGTCCTGGCCCTCGCGCTGTTCTTCGGCTCGATGATGACGCTGGGCATCGCGGGCCAGACGACCGAGGTCGCCGGGGTCCAGAAGTGCGTCATCAAGCAGAGCGAGAAGCGCGAGAAGTGTGCGACGGGCGACCCCGTCTCCCCGGCCTTCAAGGCCGGCCTGAAGGACGGCGACAAGATCGTCGCCTTCAACGGCACGCCGGTGAACGACTGGGACGCGCTCTCCGACCGCATCCGGGAGACCGTCGGCCCCGCGACGATCACGGTCGAGCGGGCCGGACAGCGCGTCGAGCTGCACCCCACGCTCGTCTCCAACAAGGTCCCGAAGAAGGACGAGGACGGCGAGGTCGTCCAGCCCCTGACGTACATCGACGCCGGCTACCTCGGCTTCGCCTCCAAGTCCGAGGTCGCGCCCCTCACCTTCGGCGAGACCACCGAACGCATGACCGACCGCCTGGAGGGCAGCGTCCACTCGGTCATCGCCCTCCCGGGCAAGATCCCCGGCCTCTGGGACGCCACCTTCGGCGACGGCGAGCGCGCCGACGACTCGCCGGTGGGCGTGGTCGGAGCCGCCCGGATCACCGGCGAACTCATGAACATCGAGGCGCCGCCGACGACGATCCTCGTGATGTTCATGGACCTTCTGGTCATGTTCAACGTCTCGTTGTTCCTGTTCAACATGCTTCCGCTGCTGCCGCTCGACGGCGGCCACATCGCGGGCGCCCTCTGGGAGTCCGTACGCCGCCACACGGCCCGGATCTTCCGGCGCCCCGACCCGGGCCCGTTCGACGTGGCCAAGCTGATGCCCGCCGCCTACGTCGTGGCCGGCGTCTTCGTCTGCTTCACCCTGCTCGTCCTTGCCGCCGACATCGTCAACCCGGTGAGGATCACGTAA